CTGACCGGAAGGTTCGCGAAGTAGTACGAGGCCGCGGCGATGCCCAGCAGCAGCAGCACGGCGTAACGGGTCACGGTTCCAGCCTACGGGCGGGCCTACTGAAAAGCGTGAAGCGACGCCCAAACCCGGGTGGGTATAGTAGGGGCGATGGCGGAGGACTGCGACGAACGCAGCATCATCGCACGCTACTTCCCGGGGACGCCGCCCGAGCTCTGGCCCGCGGGGGAGGTGCTCTATTACCGCGACGAGGAGGGGCGGATCGTCATCCGGGAGCACCCGCTGGAGCTGCGCTTCGAGGTGCTCGAGAAGGTCCCCAGCGGGAAGCCCGTCCTCTGCGACGCCTGCCGCCGGCAGATCGCCCGGCACGCCGCGGTCTTCGCCCGGGCGGAACTGCCCGCGGGGGAGGGGCGGCACTACCTCTACCGCAGCTTCTGCGCCGACACCCAGGCCTGCGCCGAGCGCGCGGAGCCCCGGTATTTGAGGGAAATCCTGGCGCGCGTTATACTGCACTGACCGACCCAGGGGCCCCCTGGGTCGTTCGCAGGCGGTCGCGCCCGAAGGAGGCAGCATGGCACGCGAGGTAAAACTGACCAAAGCAGGTTACGAGCGACTGCAGCTGGAACTGGCCGAAGAGAAGAAGCGCCTGGAGGAGGCCACCCGCATCCTTCAGGAGCAGATGGAGAGCTTCGAGGACTACGAAGATTCGGGGCTCGAGGAGGCCAAGCGCGAAAAGGCGCAGATCGAAGCCCGCGTCGACGCGCTCGAGGACATCCTGCACCGCGCGGTCATCATCGAGAGCGCCGAGGGCGACAAGGTCACCCTGGGTTCGGTCGTCGTCGTTCAGGACGAAAAGACCGGCGAGAGCCTGACCCTCCAGATCGTGGCCCCGGCCGAGGCGACGGTGCTCGAGGAACCCATGCGCGTCTCCGACGAGTCGCCCCTGGGCAAGGCGCTGCTGGGGCGCAAGGAGGGCGACAAGGTTCGGGTCGACACGCCCTCGGGCAAGCGGCGTTACCGCATCCTTTCCGTGGGTGCCTAACGATGCGGCCGCCCCCCGACCAGCTCAAGCAACGCCTCGCCAATCTGGAAGCCTTGGTCGAGGCCGGGTTCGAACCCTTCCCGTACCGCTACGAGAAGACCCACGACGCGGCGCAGATCCTCGAGGCCCACGCCGGCGCCGCACCCGAGCAGGCCTGGCCCGAGGAGCGCGTCCGCGTCGCCGGCCGCCTGGTCAGCCTGCGGCGGATGGGGAAGGTGACCTTCGCCCACCTGCTCGACGAGAGCGGCCGCATCCAGCTTTACCTGAGCCGCGACGCCACCGAGCAGTACCGCCTGCTCAAGAAGCTCGACATCGGCGACATCGTCGGCGCCGAGGGCACCGTCTTCACCACCAAGACCGGCGAGGTCACCGTCGCCGTCGAGCGGTGGCAGCCCCTCGTAAAGGCGCTGCGCCCGCTGCCCGACAAGTGGCACGGCATCAAGGACAAGGAGGTGCGCTACCGCCAGCGCTACCTCGACCTGATCGTCAACCCCGAGGTGCGCGACGTCTTCCGCACCCGCGCCCGGGTAGTCCGGCACATCCGCCGCTTCCTCGAGGAGCGCGGCTTCCTCGAGGTGGAGACGCCGGTCATCCTGCCCACGGCCGGGGGCACCGAGGCGCGGCCCTTCAAGACCTTTCACAACGCGCTCGCCCACGAGTTCGAGCTGCGCATCTCGCTCGAACTCCCCCTCAAGAAGCTGCTCGTCGGCGGCTTCGAGAAGGTCTTCGAACTGGGCCGGGTCTTCCGTAACGAGGGCATCGACGCCCAGCACAACCCCGAGTTCACGATGCTCGAGGCCTACTGGGCCTACGCCGACTACCAAGACATGGCGGAAATGACCGAGGCCATGCTTTCGAGCCTGGTGCAGGAGCTGACGGGCGGCTACACCCTCGCGTACCAAGGCCGGACGATCGACTTCACGCCTCCCTTCCGCCGACTCTCCTTCGTGGAGGTGCTGCGCGAGAAGGCGGGGCTCGACTTCGACCCCCTCGACCTCGACCGCCTGCGCATCTGGGCCGACGCCAAGCACCCCGAGCTGATCGAGGTGCCCAGCTACAAGCTCCTCGACAAGCTCTTCGAGCTCTACGTCGAGGAGGAGCTGCACGACCCCACCTTCGTCTTCGACTTCCCCGCGGTGATCAGCCCGCTGGCCAAGAAGCACCGCGAGCGGGAGGGCCTGACCGAGCGCTGGGACCTCTTCGTCGCGGGGATGGAGCTGGCGCCGGCCTATTCCGAGCTCAACGACCCGCTGGACCAGCGCGAGCGCTTCGAGGAGCAGGCGCGCCGCCGCGAAGGGGGCGACGAGGAGGCCCACCGCGTCGACGAGGACTTCCTCACCGCCCTCGAGCACGGCATGCCCCCGGCGGGCGGCATGGGGCTGGGCATCGACCGCCTGACGATGATCCTCGCCGACCAGCCCTCGATCCGCGACGTCATCCTCTTCCCGCTGCTGCGCCCGCGGGCGCCGGAGGGCGAGGGCGAAGCGCCGGAAAACTGAGCCGCGCCGCCACCGGCCGGGGGGACATACGCCAGACGCACGCCCGCTAAGCTGGCGGTGAAGGAGGTGGACGTGCTCAAGCCCCAGGTGGAGATCGAACACTTCAGGGTTCGCGTGCGCGGACCCCGCGAAACGGTGGAGCGCATCGCCGACCGCCTCATGTCGGCCGACTACCCCTACAGCACCGACGGCAGCCTCATGGGCGCGAAGTACGCCGAATTCATCGTCACCTTCGACGGCATCACCGAAGCGCAGTGGTTCGCCGGCGTCGCCAGCGACGAGCTCCTGGGCGAGGCGCTGGCCGAACCCGACGTCGAGTAGCTAGCTCGGGTCGTCCGACTCGCCGAGCGCCTGCTGGGCGAGTTTCTTTCCCGTGGGGGTCTGGGCCAGGCCGCCCTCGCCCGTCTCCTTCAGCTCCGGCGGCAGCAGCCGGCCGATGCTGGCCATGGCTAGGACGACCTCGTCGGCGGGGATGGGGCTTTCGATGCCGGTCAGCGCCTGCTGGGCGGCGCTGACCGCGTGCACCGCGTAGAAGCCGTTGCGCATCACGCAGGGCACTTCCACGAACCCGCCCACCGGGTCGCAGACGAGGCCCAGGGTGTTTTGCAGGGCCAGCCCCGCGGCGTGCACCGCCTGGGCGGCCGTGCCCTCGAGCAGCTCGACCACCGCGGCGGCGGCCATGGCAGCGCTCGAGCCGATCTCGGCCTGGCAGCCGCCGCTGGCCCCGGCGATGAAGATGGTGCGGCTGATGATCTGGCCCACCCCCGCGGCCAGCACCACGGGCATCAAGAGCCGTTCCTCGGGGATCCCCAGGTGGTCGGCGACGCCGAAGAGCGCCCCGGGCAGGGTGCCGGCGCTGCCGGCGGTGGGGGCGGCGACGATGCGGCCCATGCGGGCGTTCTCCTCATTGACGGCCATGGCGTAGGCCTGCACGCGCTTGAGCAAGGGGGCCTGCAGGGGATCGTCCGCCTCCCAGAGGGTCTGGGCGTTCCAGCCCACCATCCCGGCGACGCTCGGCGCCTTGGTGGCGAGCCCCTTCGTGATCGAGGCGCGCATGACCGAAAGCCGCTCGCGCAGCGGGGCGAGCACTTCTTCCTCGCTGCGGCCCGAGGCGGCCACCTCGTCTTCCAGCACGCAGCGCGAGGGCGCGTGGGGGCATCGGGCGAGTTCGCGCAGGGTCTTGGGCATGGCGCGGATCAGGGTTCCCGGGCGAGGTGATCGAGGGTGCGGGCGGCGGCGTCGCGGCCGTCGCGCACCACTTCCGGCAGCCCGACGCCGCGGTAGGCGGCGCCGATGAGCTCGAGCCCGGGCCAGCGGCTGCGGGCCGCTTCGATGCGGCGCACCCGGTCCAGGTGCCCCACGGTGTACTGGGGCATCCCGGCCTTCCAGCGGTAGGTCCAGACGGCTTCGTGGTCGGGGATGGGGCCGAGGATGCGTTCCAGGTCGCTGCGGGCCGCGTCGACGAGCCCCTTCTCGTCGAGCTCGGCCCCCGCTCCCGAGAAATAGGCGCGCACGAGCAGCTTGCCGTCCGGGGCCCGTCCGGCCCACTTGCGGCTGAGCCAGGTAAAGCCGCGGGCCCGGGTGCCTTCGCCGGCGGCGACGAGGATCCCGTGCCCCACGACCTCGGGGAAGCGGCCGCGGTCGAAGGCCAGGGTGACCGTGGCGGTGTCCCCGTAGGGGATCTCCCGCAGCGGCGCGGCCAGCTCGGCGTCCAGCGGCTCGAGCAGCTCCCCCGCCACGCGGGCCGGGACGGCCAGGACGAGGGCGTCGAAACCCTCGGTGCCCCAGGGTCCGAAGAGCTGCCAACGACCCTCGCCGTATTCGAGGCGTTCCACGGGGGCGCCCAAGCGCCAGTCCACCCGGTCGGCGGCGCGGGTCAGCGCCTCGACGACCCGGCCCAGCCCTCCTTGCAGGGAGGCGAAGAGGCTCCCGCCCTCGCGGCTGCCCCGGCGCCGCCGCATGGCGCGCAGGGAGCCAAGGATGAGCGAGCGGCTGCGGGCCTCAAGCTCCTTGAGCATGGGGAAGGCGGCGAGGGTCGAGAGCTCGTAGGGGTCGCCGCCGTAGATGCCTCCGGTCAGCGGGGCCGCCAGGTTCTCCCAGACCTCGCGCCCGAGCCTGCGTTGCACGAAGGCGCCGAAGGGCTCGTCGCCTTCGGGGCCGCGCGGCAGGAAGAGGTCGAGCGCCGCGCGCAGCTTACCCGCCGGCGAGAGCAGCGGCGTGCGCACGAGCGGGCCGAGGCGCGAGGGGATGACGACGTTCAGGCCTTCGGGCAGCGGGTAGCCGCGGCCGCCCTTGAAGATCAGGGCGGCGGGCTTGGCGGGGGTGGTGCCCACCACCTCGCCCTCGAGCCCCAGCTCGCGCACCAGGTCGAGGAACCAGGGCTTGTAGCGGACCACCGCGTCGGGGCCGCCCTCGAGCCGGTAAGGGCCGGACTGCACCGAACGGACCTTGCCCCCCAGCCGCCGGTCCGACTCGAAGAGCACGACCTGCAGGGGCCGGCCGGCCGCTTCCGCGGCGCGTTGCAGGTAGTAGGCCGCCGCCAGCCCGGCCATGCCGCCGCCGACCACCGCCGCTTTCTTCACGGCGCGCCCTCGTACCAGGCCCGTTCGACCAGGTCGGCCAGCACGGCGACGTAATCGTCCGCGTCGTTAAGGCTTTCCGCGCGCACCAGGTGCACCCCGAGCTCGGCCGCCGTCTGACGGGCCTCGAAGTCGAGGTCGTAAAAGACCTCGAGGTGATCGGCCGGGAACCCCACGGCCGCCACGACGGCCTCCCGCAGCCCCGCGGCCGCGTCCTCGCGCAGCGCGTCGTTGATGTCGGGGCCGAGCCAGTCCTCGTCGGTGCGGCCCGCCGACTGCCAGGCCACCCGCCAGCGGGGCAGCCCGAGCCGCTGCGCGACCGCCTGCGCCGTGGCCTCGACCTGATCGGGGTAGACGCCGCCGTCGGCCTCGACGGAACGGAGGGGGATGGAGTGGGCCGTGAAGTAGACGACGGCGCGCTCCGGATCGCGGATCCGCCACAGGGCGCGGTTGACGCGCTCGGCCACGGCGGCCACGTACCCCGGGTGGGCGTAGTACTCCTGAACGAAGCGGACCGTGAAGGGCTCGCCCAGCTCGTCCAGGGCCAGATCCACGCGCTCGCGGTACTCGGCGATGGAGCGCAGCGAGTAGTGGGGGGCGGCGACGACCGCGACCGCCCGGTCCACGCCTTCCTCGGCCATCTGGCGTACGGCCCCGGCGATGTAGGGGGCGTTGTGCTTGGCCCCGACGTAGACGCGCGCGTCGTCCCGGGGGTCGCGCGGCTCGGGGGCGGTGGCGAGCCCCCGGGTAAAGCGCGGCAGGCGGCGGTTCAGCTCGCCCTCGAGCTTGCGGGCGAGGGAGAAGGTGATCTCGTTGAGCGGGCTCTTGCCGATCAGGCGGTAGCGCTCGCGCAGCTCCTCGAGCAGCGCGGGCGGAGGGGCGTGGCCGTGGCGGATGTCGGTGTAGTAGTCGGCGAGCTCCCCCTCGTCGTAAGGGGTTCCGTAGTACATCAGCAGGACGTTCATGCGCGCACCTCGCTCAGGGAGTGGACGAGCTCCACCGCCCTGCGCACCGCGTCCGGCGGCGTGCCCGGGAGGATGCCGTGGCCCAGGTTGAAGATGTGCCCCGGGCGGCCGGCGTTCGCCGAGAGGACGGCTTCGACGCCGCGGGCGAGGACCGGTTCGGGGGCGAAGAGGAGGGTGGGGTCGAGGTTCCCCTGCACCGGGCGGGCGCCCAAGCGGTCGCGCGCCCAGTCCAGCGGGGTGGTGGTGTCCACGCCGATGACGTCCCCCCCGGCCTCGGCCATGGGGCTGAGGAGGTGCATCGTCTGGGTGCCGAAGTGAACGACGGGGACGCCCAGGGGCTTCAGGGCCTCGAAGAGCCGCCGCATGTGCGGGGCGACGTAGCGCTCGTAGTCGTGCCGCGTCAGGCGGCCCACCCAGCTGTCGAAGACCTGGAGTGCGTCCGCTCCGGCCCGGGCCTGGGCGCTCAGGTACTCGACCATCGCGTTCGTGAGCGTGCGCATCAGCAGGTCCCAGGCCTCCTCTTCGGCGTACATGAAGCCCTTGACCTTGACGAAGTTCTTGCTGGGCCCCCCCTCGATCAGGTAGCTCGCGAGGGTGAACGGCGCTCCGGCGAAGCCGATCAGGGGCACCTCGAGCTCGGCCTTGAGGATGCGAATGGCCTCGAGCACGAAGGGGGTGTGGGCCTCGGCCGAGAAGAGGTGGATGCGGCGCACGTCCTCGGGGGTGTCGATGGGATTGTGGATCACGGGCCCCTTGCCCTCGACGATGTCGAGGTCGAAGCCCATGCCGTAGAGGGGGGTGGTGATGTCGGCGAAGAGGATGGCCGCGTCGAACCCGAACTGCTGCACCGGTAGCCGCGTCACCTCGGCGGTGACCTCCGGGTGGCGCACGATCTCGGGCAGGGTGTAACGTTCACGGATCTTGCGGTATTCCGGTTGGTAACGACCGGCCTGGCGCATGAACCAGACCGGGGTGTAGGGCGTGGGCTCGCCCCTGGCGGCGCGGAGAAAGACGTCGTTCACGTACGTGATTGTAACGCGCTTTCATGGGAAGCGGGCGAGACCGGTTGGTATTTTTCGCCGCGTCCTGACACAATGAAAAGGTGCAGCTCGGACTGATCGGCGACCCCGTCCACCATTCGAGGAGCCCCGCGATGATGAACGCCGCGCTGGCGGCCGCCGGGCTGTCCGGCCGTTACCGCCTCCTGCCCACGCCCGCGGAGGCCCTGGCCGCCCGGCTGGCCGAGGTGCGCGCCGAATTCGCGGGGGTGAACGTGACCGTGCCGCACAAGCGCCGGGTCCTCCCCCTTCTCGACGAGCTCGATCCCGTCGCGGCGGCGATCGGTGCGGTGAACACGATCGTCAACCGCGAAGGCCGGCTCGTGGGCCACAACACCGACGCCGACGGCTTTTACTGGGCCCTGGAGCGCGACGGGCTCTGCCCCGGAGAGGCGCTCGTGCTGGGCGCGGGCGGGGCGGCCCGCGCCGTCGTCCACGCCCTGGTGACGAGGGGCTGGCTCGTGGGGGTGTACAACCGCACCCTCGCGCGCGCCCAAGGCCTGGTCGAGGAGGTCGGCGGCTGGTTGGTAGTCCCGCAGAAGCTGGAAAAGGCGGTGCGCCGCACCCCGCTGCTCGTCAACGCCACCTCCGTCGGCCTCGATGATCCGGAAGCCTCGCCGCTGCCTCCGGGCGTCCTGCCCGAGTCGGGGGGCGTCGTCGACCTGGTCTACCGGCCGTTGGAAACCCGTTTGCTGCGGGAGGCGCGGGCGGCCGGGCTGGCCACCCAGGACGGGCTGGCGATGCTTCTGGGTCAGGGGGTGCGCGCCTTCGAGCTCTGGACCGGGCGGCCGGCCCCGGTCGCCGTCATGGAGCGGGCGCTGCGGGAGGAGGGACGGTGATGGAGCTGCTGCTCTCGGCGCTGCTGGTCTTCGCCCTAAGGCTGCTCGACGTGCCGCTCTCGACGGTGCGCATGCTCTACATGGTGCGCGGGCAACGGGGGGTGGCCGCGGCCCTGGCCTTCTTCGAGGCGCTGATCTGGCTGGTCGCGATCACCCGGGTCTTCGCCCACCTCACCTCGCCGGTGCAGTACCTGGGCTGGGCGCTCGGTTTCGCCGTCGGCACCGCGCTGGGCATGGGCGTCGAGGGCTGGCTGGCCCCGGGGTACGTTACCTTGCGCATCATCACCCGAGGCTCGGCGCGGACGCTCGTCGACCGTCTGCGGGGCGCCGGCTACGGGGTGACCGAGGTCGAGGGCCGCGGGCTCGAGGGTCCGGTCGCCGTGCTCTACGTGGTGGTGCAGCGGCGCAGCGTGCGCCCGCTGCTGCGGCTCGTCGAGGCCCACGACCCCAAGGCCTTCATCACCCTCGAGCAGACCCAGCGCGCCCGCGGCGGGCACGTCCGCGAGCGGCCGCTCTGGGGCGGGGTGCGCAAGTGAACCCGGACCGGCCGCTGCGCACCCTGGCGGAGCCCGCGGGCTACGAGGAGGAGATCAAGAAGAGCCGCTTCGTCTGCGCCGCCGCGCGCGCCGACGACCCCGAGGAGGCCCGGCTCTTCCTGGAGTCGGTGAAGGACCCCGCCGCGACCCACAACTGCTGGGCCTACAAGATCGGCTCCGCCTACCGCTTCGCCGACGACGGCGAACCGGGGGGCACCGCGGGGCAGCCCATCCTGCGGGCCATCGAGGGCCACGGCCTCGACCACGTCGTGGTGGTGGTGACCCGTTACTTCGGCGGCGTCAAGCTGGGGGCGGGCGGGTTGGCGCGCGCCTACGGCGGCGTCGCCGCCGAGTGCCTGCGGAGGGCGCGGATCCTCGAGATCCAGCCCAAGCGCCGCCTCCAGGTTGCGATCCCCTACGCCCTGAGCGCCAAGCTCTACCCGATCCTCGTCGCCGCCGGCGCCCGGCGGCTGGGGGAGGCCTACGCGAGCGATCACCTGGTCTGGGAGGTGGAGGTTGACGCCGCCCGGGTCGGTGAGCTGGAAACCGCGCTGCGCGACGCCAGCAAAGGCAGCGTGCGCGTGCAGCCGTTAGAATGAACGGCGTGCAGCAGCCCGGCCTCTTCCAAAGCAAACCCGAGCGCATCGTCCTGGTGGACGGCCACCACCTGGCCTTCCGCAGCTACTACGCACTCAAGGACGCGGGGCTCTCCACCAGCAGCGGCGAGCCCGTTCACGCGGTCTACGGCTTCGCCCGAACGCTGCTCAAACTGCTGCGCGAGGACGGCGACTGCGTGATCGTCGTATTCGACGCCCCGGGGCCCAGTTTCCGGCACGAGGAGTTCGCCGGCTACAAGGCCCAGCGGGTCGCCCCGCCCGAGGACTTCAAACCCCAGGTCGAGAAGATCAAGCAGCTCGTCGACCTCCTGGGGCTGGTGCGTCTCGAGGTGCCCGGAGTCGAGGCCGACGACGTGCTGGCCACCCTGGCCCGGCGCGCCGAGCGCGAGGGGTACGAGGTCGTCATCCTCACGAGCGACCGCGACACCTACCAGCTGCTCACGGACCGCGTCGTCGTCGTCACCCCCGACGAGCGCCGCATCACCCCCGACTACCTGCGCCAGAAGTACGGGGTCGGCCCCGAGCAGTGGGTCGACTACCGCGCCCTTACCGGCGATCCCTCGGACAACATTCCTGGCGTGCGCGGCGTCGGCGCCAAGACCGCGGCCAAGCTGCTCGCCCGGTGGGGCAGCCTCGACCGCATCTACGAGCACCTCGACGAGGTCACCCCGCCCGGCGTCCGCAAGAAGCTGGAAGAGGGCCGTGAGGCGGCGTTCTTTTCTCGGGAAATATCGCGCATGCGCGCGGACGTGCCGCTCGACGTCGACCTTACGGGCTGCCACCGCAACGAGGTGGACCGCGAGGGGCTGCGCCGTTTCCTGCTCGACCTGGAGTTCGGCACCCTGCTCCGGGAGCTGGGCCTGATCCAGGCCCCAGAGGCCCAGGAAGCCGCGTGGCCTCCGCCCGAACGGGCCTGGCTGGGCTACGTCTTCGACCGCCCCGAGCCGATGTGGGCCGAGCTGGGCCAGCTGGCCGCGGCCTGGGACGAGCGGGTGGCCGAGGGGCCGGCGCGCGCTCTCGAGCTCGAGCGCTTTCCCCAGCTCGACGCGGTCCAGGCGAAGGACCTGACCGTCTGGGCGTTGCGGGAGGGGGTGCGCGCCCGCCCCGGCGACGACCCGCTGCTGCTCGCCTACCTCTACGACCCCAGCAACAACCAGCCCGCGAGCACGGTGCGCCGCTACGGCGTGGGCGACTGGACCGACCGCGCCCGTGACCGCGCCCTCGCCGCCCGTTGGCTCTGGCGGGAGATGAGCGACCGGCTCGAGGGGGAGGAGCGGCTGTGGTGGCTCTACCGCGAGGTCGAGCGGCCGTTGCAGGGCGTGCTGGCGGCCATGGAGCGCCGCGGCGTGAAGCTCGACGTCGACTACCTGCTGGCCCTTTCGCAGGAGCTCGCGGCCGAGCTCGAGCGCCTCGAGGCCGAGATCCACCGCCTCGCCGGCCACCCCTTCAACCTCAACTCGCGCGACCAGCTCGAGACCGTCCTCTACGACGAGCTCGGCCTGGCCGCCGGCCGCCGCACGGCCAAGACCGGCAAACGCTCCACCTCGGCGAGCGTCCTCGAGACCCTGCGCGGGGCGCACCCCATCGTCGAGAAGATCCTGCAGTACCGCGAGCTTGCCAAGCTCAAGGGCACCTACCTCGACCCGCTGCCCAAGTTGGTGCACCCGCGAACGGGCCGTTTGCACACCCGCTTCCACCAGACCGGCACGGCCACCGGGCGGCTCTCCAGCTCCGACCCCAATCTCCAGAACATCCCCATCCGTACCGAGATCGGGCGCCGGATCCGGAAGGGCTTCGTCGCCGGCGAAGGCTACCTGTTGGTCGTGGCCGACTACTCGCAGATCGAGCTGCGGGTGCTCGCCCACCTCTCGGGCGACGAGAATCTTATCCGCATCTTCCAGGAGGGGCGCGACATCCACACCCAGACGGCCGCCTGGATGTTCGGGGTCGAGGACGTGGAGGTGGACCCCTTCCGCCGCCGCGCCGCCAAGACGATCAACTTCGGCGTCCTCTACGGGATGAGCGCCCACCGCCTGAGCCGCGAGCTGGGCATCGACTACGGCGAGGCCCAGGCCTTCATCGACCGCTACTTCGACTCCTACCCGGGGGTGCGCGCCTTCATGGAGCGCGTCCTCGAAGAAGCCCGCGAGCGCGGCTACGTCGAGACCCTGTTCGGTCGCCGCCGCCACGTGCCCGAGCTGCTTTCCAAAGCCCGCAACGTGCGCGAGGCGGCCGAGCGGGTGGCCTTCAACATGCCGGTGCAGGGCACCGCCGCCGACCTGATCAAGCTGGCCATGGTCAAGCTGGCTCCGCGGCTCGAGCCCCTGGGGGCGGCGCTGCTGCTCCAGGTGCACGACGAGCTCGTCGTCGAAGCGCCCGAAGAGCGCGCCGCGGAGACCGCCCGCGTCGTCAAGGCGACGATGGAGGAGGCCTGGAGGCTGGACGTCCCCCTGGCCGTCGAAGTGGGCGTCGGTCGCGACTGGCTCGAGGCGAAGTGACCCGGCGGTATACTGGCCCGGTATGAAGCGACGCTACTTCGGGACCGACGGCATCCGCGGCGAGGCGGGGCGCGAGCCCCTGACCCCCGAGTTCGTGCTGCGCCTGGGTCAGGCCGCGGGCCGCTACCTGCGCCAGCAGGCCGAGCGCCCGGTGGTGCTGATCGGCAAGGACACCCGCGAGTCGGGCGACCTGCTCGAGGCGGCGCTGGCCGCAGGTCTGCTCAGCCAGGGCGTGGCCGTCGAGCACCTGGGCATCCTGCCGACCCCCGGCGTGGCCTTCCTGACCGCGGAGCTGGGGGCCGACGCCAGCGTGGTCATCTCGGCGAGCCACAACCCCTATCAGGA
This genomic stretch from Oceanithermus profundus DSM 14977 harbors:
- a CDS encoding GreA/GreB family elongation factor, with amino-acid sequence MAREVKLTKAGYERLQLELAEEKKRLEEATRILQEQMESFEDYEDSGLEEAKREKAQIEARVDALEDILHRAVIIESAEGDKVTLGSVVVVQDEKTGESLTLQIVAPAEATVLEEPMRVSDESPLGKALLGRKEGDKVRVDTPSGKRRYRILSVGA
- the lysS gene encoding lysine--tRNA ligase: MRPPPDQLKQRLANLEALVEAGFEPFPYRYEKTHDAAQILEAHAGAAPEQAWPEERVRVAGRLVSLRRMGKVTFAHLLDESGRIQLYLSRDATEQYRLLKKLDIGDIVGAEGTVFTTKTGEVTVAVERWQPLVKALRPLPDKWHGIKDKEVRYRQRYLDLIVNPEVRDVFRTRARVVRHIRRFLEERGFLEVETPVILPTAGGTEARPFKTFHNALAHEFELRISLELPLKKLLVGGFEKVFELGRVFRNEGIDAQHNPEFTMLEAYWAYADYQDMAEMTEAMLSSLVQELTGGYTLAYQGRTIDFTPPFRRLSFVEVLREKAGLDFDPLDLDRLRIWADAKHPELIEVPSYKLLDKLFELYVEEELHDPTFVFDFPAVISPLAKKHREREGLTERWDLFVAGMELAPAYSELNDPLDQRERFEEQARRREGGDEEAHRVDEDFLTALEHGMPPAGGMGLGIDRLTMILADQPSIRDVILFPLLRPRAPEGEGEAPEN
- the sdaAA gene encoding L-serine ammonia-lyase, iron-sulfur-dependent, subunit alpha; translated protein: MPKTLRELARCPHAPSRCVLEDEVAASGRSEEEVLAPLRERLSVMRASITKGLATKAPSVAGMVGWNAQTLWEADDPLQAPLLKRVQAYAMAVNEENARMGRIVAAPTAGSAGTLPGALFGVADHLGIPEERLLMPVVLAAGVGQIISRTIFIAGASGGCQAEIGSSAAMAAAAVVELLEGTAAQAVHAAGLALQNTLGLVCDPVGGFVEVPCVMRNGFYAVHAVSAAQQALTGIESPIPADEVVLAMASIGRLLPPELKETGEGGLAQTPTGKKLAQQALGESDDPS
- the hemG gene encoding protoporphyrinogen oxidase — its product is MKKAAVVGGGMAGLAAAYYLQRAAEAAGRPLQVVLFESDRRLGGKVRSVQSGPYRLEGGPDAVVRYKPWFLDLVRELGLEGEVVGTTPAKPAALIFKGGRGYPLPEGLNVVIPSRLGPLVRTPLLSPAGKLRAALDLFLPRGPEGDEPFGAFVQRRLGREVWENLAAPLTGGIYGGDPYELSTLAAFPMLKELEARSRSLILGSLRAMRRRRGSREGGSLFASLQGGLGRVVEALTRAADRVDWRLGAPVERLEYGEGRWQLFGPWGTEGFDALVLAVPARVAGELLEPLDAELAAPLREIPYGDTATVTLAFDRGRFPEVVGHGILVAAGEGTRARGFTWLSRKWAGRAPDGKLLVRAYFSGAGAELDEKGLVDAARSDLERILGPIPDHEAVWTYRWKAGMPQYTVGHLDRVRRIEAARSRWPGLELIGAAYRGVGLPEVVRDGRDAAARTLDHLAREP
- the hemH gene encoding ferrochelatase translates to MNVLLMYYGTPYDEGELADYYTDIRHGHAPPPALLEELRERYRLIGKSPLNEITFSLARKLEGELNRRLPRFTRGLATAPEPRDPRDDARVYVGAKHNAPYIAGAVRQMAEEGVDRAVAVVAAPHYSLRSIAEYRERVDLALDELGEPFTVRFVQEYYAHPGYVAAVAERVNRALWRIRDPERAVVYFTAHSIPLRSVEADGGVYPDQVEATAQAVAQRLGLPRWRVAWQSAGRTDEDWLGPDINDALREDAAAGLREAVVAAVGFPADHLEVFYDLDFEARQTAAELGVHLVRAESLNDADDYVAVLADLVERAWYEGAP
- the hemE gene encoding uroporphyrinogen decarboxylase; the protein is MTYVNDVFLRAARGEPTPYTPVWFMRQAGRYQPEYRKIRERYTLPEIVRHPEVTAEVTRLPVQQFGFDAAILFADITTPLYGMGFDLDIVEGKGPVIHNPIDTPEDVRRIHLFSAEAHTPFVLEAIRILKAELEVPLIGFAGAPFTLASYLIEGGPSKNFVKVKGFMYAEEEAWDLLMRTLTNAMVEYLSAQARAGADALQVFDSWVGRLTRHDYERYVAPHMRRLFEALKPLGVPVVHFGTQTMHLLSPMAEAGGDVIGVDTTTPLDWARDRLGARPVQGNLDPTLLFAPEPVLARGVEAVLSANAGRPGHIFNLGHGILPGTPPDAVRRAVELVHSLSEVRA
- the aroE gene encoding shikimate dehydrogenase: MQLGLIGDPVHHSRSPAMMNAALAAAGLSGRYRLLPTPAEALAARLAEVRAEFAGVNVTVPHKRRVLPLLDELDPVAAAIGAVNTIVNREGRLVGHNTDADGFYWALERDGLCPGEALVLGAGGAARAVVHALVTRGWLVGVYNRTLARAQGLVEEVGGWLVVPQKLEKAVRRTPLLVNATSVGLDDPEASPLPPGVLPESGGVVDLVYRPLETRLLREARAAGLATQDGLAMLLGQGVRAFELWTGRPAPVAVMERALREEGR
- a CDS encoding DUF2179 domain-containing protein yields the protein MELLLSALLVFALRLLDVPLSTVRMLYMVRGQRGVAAALAFFEALIWLVAITRVFAHLTSPVQYLGWALGFAVGTALGMGVEGWLAPGYVTLRIITRGSARTLVDRLRGAGYGVTEVEGRGLEGPVAVLYVVVQRRSVRPLLRLVEAHDPKAFITLEQTQRARGGHVRERPLWGGVRK
- a CDS encoding IMPACT family protein; this translates as MNPDRPLRTLAEPAGYEEEIKKSRFVCAAARADDPEEARLFLESVKDPAATHNCWAYKIGSAYRFADDGEPGGTAGQPILRAIEGHGLDHVVVVVTRYFGGVKLGAGGLARAYGGVAAECLRRARILEIQPKRRLQVAIPYALSAKLYPILVAAGARRLGEAYASDHLVWEVEVDAARVGELETALRDASKGSVRVQPLE